The proteins below are encoded in one region of Thermothelomyces thermophilus ATCC 42464 chromosome 1, complete sequence:
- a CDS encoding glycoside hydrolase family 76 protein (CAZy_ID 267897) yields MLLTWTVVVALAMAVRAMSPRSYPPSLLRDGLSTRAGGPSIPDDIVFRDMWMALSDLQETYFERWLGTWPDGIDWTRAVMGTHVAATLRTISDELRLSEPTQDAGCVTRKEDVVGGYFADVIAYYFAEDTFAIRNQAYDDMLWVVLAWLESIRFIDEHSRVVASGSSCSTESGAWPGAETWYGSRWIPAFAHRARIFWELAAKGWDTKLCGGGMIWNPRLMPYKNAITNQLFISASISMYLHFPGDTNSSPFSAGVGSALAGGVGTADWPPHDPIYGKAARDAHDWLASSNMTNAQGLYADGFHVSGQSTGSNNTRCDDRDEMVYTYNQGVLLSGLMGLYRATGQERYLREGHTLIRNVISATGYDLEQDKPVDPIHPDRVPPWRGLGRVGVLEEACDASGTCSQDAQTFKGIWMHHFAAFCAPAALRFTGSDSLGSQRPQPHGEAGAGAGAGTIRARHERECRRYIPWLRHNVRAATGTRDENGLFGMWWTAGLLTLTSGEAIEAAGDLHPLPPGGDGGEVVDYRNTGVPLDPKWTRAAGDGWSPAVPVPDAKRTGQAPLGHGQGVVVGGGSGSGEVKRAGSEKRAEALEESGAYDPNLRGRGRTVETQGGGLAVLRALWVVSRLEG; encoded by the coding sequence ATGCTGCTCACCTGGACCGTGGTCGTAGCTCTGGCCATGGCCGTCCGCGCTATGTCGCCCCGGTCATACCCTCCATCGCTGCTAAGGGATGGGCTCAGCACGAGAGCGGGGGGCCCTTCGATTCCTGATGACATTGTCTTCCGAGACATGTGGATGGCGCTCAGCGATTTGCAGGAGACGTACTTTGAGCGCTGGCTCGGGACCTGGCCTGACGGAATCGACTGGACCCGCGCCGTAATGGGCACGCATGTGGCCGCTACACTGCGGACCATCTCGGACGAGCTGCGGCTCAGCGAGCCCACCCAGGACGCCGGGTGCGTCACCAGGAAGGAAGACGTTGTCGGCGGGTATTTTGCCGACGTGATCGCCTACTACTTTGCCGAAGACACCTTTGCCATCCGAAATCAGGCCTACGACGACATGCTCTGGGTCGTTTTGGCTTGGCTGGAGTCCATCCGGTTCATCGACGAGCACAGCAGGGTTGTTGCCTCCGGGTCGTCGTGCTCCACAGAGTCGGGAGCCTGGCCCGGTGCCGAAACGTGGTATGGCAGTCGCTGGATACCCGCCTTCGCCCACCGCGCGAGGATATTCTGGGAGCTGGCGGCCAAGGGATGGGACACGAAGCTCTGCGGAGGCGGCATGATTTGGAATCCGCGCCTGATGCCGTACAAGAACGCCATCACGAACCAACTCTTCATATCGGCCTCCATTAGCATGTATCTCCACTTTCCCGGCGATACTAACTCATCTCCTTTCTCCGCCGGCGTCGGTTCGGCCCTCGCCGGCGGTGTCGGTACCGCCGACTGGCCGCCCCACGACCCCATCTACGGCAAGGCCGCCCGGGATGCCCACGACTGGCTTGCTTCGTCCAACATGACCAACGCGCAAGGCCTCTACGCGGACGGCTTCCACGTCTCGGGCCAGAGCACCGGCAGCAACAACACGCGCTGTGACGACCGCGACGAGATGGTCTACACCTACAACCAGGGCGTCCTCCTGTCGGGACTGATGGGCCTGTACCGGGCCACCGGTCAAGAACGCTACCTCCGCGAGGGCCACACCCTGATTCGGAACGTCATCTCCGCCACCGGGTACGATCTCGAGCAGGACAAGCCGGTCGACCCGATCCACCCGGATCGTGTCCCTCCCTGGcgcggcctcggccgcgtGGGCGTCCTAGAGGAAGCATGCGACGCGTCGGGGACGTGCTCCCAGGACGCGCAGACCTTCAAGGGCATCTGGATGCATCACTTTGCCGCGTTCTGCGCGCCGGCCGCGCTGCGGTTCACAGGCTCGGACTCTCTCGGCTCTCAACGGCCTCAGCCTCACGGGGAGGCAGGGGCAGGGGCGGGGGCCGGGACTATCCGGGCGCGGCACGAGCGCGAATGTAGGAGGTACATCCCGTGGCTGCGCCACAACGTGCGCGCCGCGACGGGCACGAGGGACGAAAACGGCCTGTTTGGCATGTGGTGGACCGCCGGGCTGCTGACGCTCACGAGCGGCGAGGCCATCGAGGCGGCCGGGGACCTGCACCCGCTCCCGCCGGGGGGGGACGGGGGGGAGGTGGTGGATTACCGGAACACGGGAGTGCCGCTGGATCCTAAGTGGACTCGTGCGGCCGGGGATGGGTGGTCGCCGGCAGTGCCGGTGCCGGATGCGAAAAGGACCGGTCAGGCACCGCTCGGTCACGGTCagggtgttgttgttggtggtggttcGGGTTCGGGGGAAGTTAAGAGAGCCGGATCGGAGAAGAGGGCGGAGGCTTTGGAGGAGAGCGGTGCTTATGATCCCAATCTTCGCGGGCGAGGGAGGACGGTGGAAACGCAGGGCGGCGGACTGGCCGTCCTCAGGGCGTTGTGGGTGGTTTCTAGACTCGAGGGATAG